A section of the Desulfobacterales bacterium genome encodes:
- a CDS encoding FAD-dependent oxidoreductase, with protein MRDFLFEPIKINQLEIKNRINMPAMNLNYCDQYQVTDKLVNFYAERAKGGVGMLTTGCATVDEYSGGVHFMGAHKDEFVPGLRRVATAVRDNGAAAFIQLNHLGRYAFSKDIGKRQPLAPSAVASRLTRETPHALTPEEIDQVIDAFAQAARRVKEAGFDGLEVLCGTGYLISEFLSPLTNQRTDGYGGSLENRMRFGLEIIGAIRKMVGDNYPIVVRMNGNDFMPGGNNRKELQAFAKALVAESVDALNINVGWHEARVPQVVTAVPRGVYAFMARDIKALVNVPVMTGHRINDPNTARELIGNGMCDMVCMGRPLIADPYLPQKAQGRKEKEIVHCVACGQGCFDHVFMVEHPVECLCNPKAGREAECRITPSKQPLRVMVVGGGAAGMSAALSAAECGHSVTLYEESDTLGGQLFLAGSPPGREEFVELAHDLAKQVAVAGIRVLLNQPVDIALIEKESPDAVILATGAKPLTPPVPGINLPHVVQAWDVLTNKVATGKRVVVVGGGAVGLETALFLAEKGTLSGDAVKFLLVNRAEDPETLYQLATKGSKEIVLIEMIAAIGKDVGLTTRWTFMQDIDRAGVTLLNNTKALEITPTGVKVEKGGEISEIPCDSVVIAAGAKSYNPLQEILQKKGIPCQVVGDAGKIGLALHAIHQGFEAGRNVAK; from the coding sequence ATGCGAGATTTTCTATTTGAACCGATTAAAATCAATCAATTGGAAATAAAAAACCGAATCAACATGCCGGCAATGAACCTGAATTATTGCGACCAGTACCAGGTCACTGACAAACTCGTCAATTTTTATGCGGAACGGGCCAAAGGCGGCGTTGGTATGCTGACAACGGGATGCGCAACGGTGGATGAATACTCCGGCGGTGTACACTTCATGGGCGCTCACAAGGACGAATTTGTACCGGGGCTGCGCAGGGTAGCGACTGCGGTAAGAGATAATGGCGCCGCTGCCTTTATTCAACTTAATCACCTCGGCCGGTATGCGTTTTCCAAAGACATCGGAAAACGGCAGCCTCTGGCGCCTTCCGCAGTGGCTTCCCGTTTGACTCGGGAAACACCCCACGCCCTGACACCCGAGGAGATTGATCAGGTTATTGACGCGTTCGCACAAGCCGCCCGTCGTGTCAAAGAAGCCGGTTTTGACGGATTGGAAGTGTTGTGCGGAACCGGATATCTCATCAGCGAATTTCTATCTCCACTCACCAACCAGCGGACGGATGGCTATGGCGGCTCTTTAGAAAATAGAATGCGATTCGGGCTGGAAATTATCGGAGCGATTCGGAAAATGGTCGGGGATAATTATCCGATCGTCGTGCGCATGAACGGAAATGACTTCATGCCCGGCGGCAACAACCGAAAAGAACTTCAGGCCTTTGCCAAAGCCCTGGTTGCCGAAAGTGTCGATGCGCTTAACATCAACGTGGGATGGCATGAAGCACGCGTTCCTCAGGTCGTTACCGCTGTTCCGCGAGGGGTCTACGCCTTTATGGCACGAGACATTAAAGCGCTGGTCAATGTGCCGGTCATGACCGGCCACCGAATCAATGACCCGAACACGGCTCGGGAACTGATTGGAAACGGCATGTGCGACATGGTGTGCATGGGCCGTCCGTTGATTGCAGACCCCTACCTTCCCCAAAAAGCTCAGGGTCGAAAGGAAAAAGAAATCGTTCATTGTGTGGCCTGTGGGCAGGGATGCTTTGATCATGTGTTTATGGTGGAACACCCCGTGGAATGTCTCTGTAATCCGAAAGCAGGCAGGGAAGCGGAATGTCGAATAACCCCATCAAAGCAACCGCTTCGCGTCATGGTGGTGGGTGGTGGCGCGGCCGGTATGAGCGCCGCCTTATCTGCAGCCGAGTGCGGCCATTCGGTCACGCTCTACGAAGAAAGTGATACACTTGGCGGACAGCTTTTTCTCGCCGGCTCACCCCCCGGCCGTGAAGAGTTTGTCGAGTTAGCCCATGATTTGGCAAAACAAGTGGCCGTCGCCGGTATTCGCGTCCTATTGAATCAACCAGTGGATATCGCACTGATTGAAAAGGAATCCCCGGACGCCGTTATTCTGGCAACCGGCGCCAAACCGCTTACGCCCCCTGTGCCCGGCATCAATTTACCCCATGTCGTTCAGGCCTGGGATGTATTGACCAACAAGGTTGCCACGGGCAAGCGCGTCGTTGTCGTCGGTGGCGGCGCAGTCGGGCTGGAAACCGCTTTGTTTCTGGCGGAAAAGGGCACGTTATCCGGGGACGCCGTCAAATTTTTGTTGGTCAACCGCGCCGAAGATCCGGAAACCTTGTATCAACTAGCGACGAAGGGCTCCAAGGAAATCGTGCTGATCGAAATGATCGCCGCCATCGGAAAGGATGTCGGCCTGACCACCCGCTGGACCTTTATGCAGGATATTGACAGGGCGGGTGTGACCCTGCTCAATAACACCAAAGCATTGGAAATTACGCCTACAGGTGTCAAAGTTGAAAAAGGGGGGGAAATTAGTGAAATCCCCTGCGATTCGGTTGTGATTGCAGCCGGCGCCAAGTCTTATAATCCGCTGCAGGAAATTCTGCAGAAAAAGGGAATCCCCTGTCAGGTAGTCGGCGATGCCGGAAAAATCGGACTGGCGCTCCATGCCATTCACCAAGGGTTTGAAGCTGGTAGAAACGTAGCAAAATGA